In Xiphophorus maculatus strain JP 163 A chromosome 2, X_maculatus-5.0-male, whole genome shotgun sequence, one genomic interval encodes:
- the LOC102227322 gene encoding coiled-coil domain-containing protein 136-like isoform X3 → MDNEMTAKERGVLEEDNEKEEMDQERSQEDEGEERKLREEEGEGEGLEKRRKEQELLTEEQELEELKAQVLQLLLELDEARETSNKHQESFHELQGLLEDERLASAHQAEAFTRQIQNLQAQLRSVQEEMNSLEEEKESELAEAQEELRVAQEEVLLLQQAAEEAAAERENDIASLQEELCRRRAELQRLTEETQEYELEITTLRAEISMKSQRREAERREGDVDLLKEECRMLREECQTLKENNRGLTEKLQLLQRQRTCSSVYLSLKEEDAVEGEEVKEGEVGSGEVTTGSYMTMTQSENCRLVDASIQKNISFDGKPVTPTSWNGGIGEIFSLRDQLKQAEERASQVQRECDGLKMELQELQILYDSSQREREELEEELQRCKAELQKLSGGSQRFIHPSEHPVLSIPFVGMIIIVAVVWCWLSELASQRARGVR, encoded by the exons ATGGACAACGAGATGACGGCCAAGGAGAGAGGCGTCCTGGAGGAGGACAACGAGAAGGAGGAGATGGACCAGGAGCGGTCCCAGGAGGACGAGGGGGAAGAGAGGAAGCtgagggaggaggaaggggaaGGGGAAGGGctggagaagaggaggaaggagcaGGAATTGCTGACGGAGgagcaggagctggaggagctgaaggcccaggttctgcagctgctgctggagctggacGAGGCCAGGGAGACGTCCAACAAGCACCAGGAAAGTTTCCATGAGTTGCAAG GTCTGCTGGAGGATGAGCGATTGGCCAGCGCCCATCAGGCCGAGGCCTTCACTCGACAGATCCAGAATCTACAAG CCCAGCTGCGCTCTGTGCAGGAGGAGATGAACAGtttggaggaggagaaggagagcgAGCTGGCCGAGGCCCAGGAGGAGCTGCGCGTGGCCCAGGAGGAGGTGCTCCTGCTCCAGCAGGCGGCGGAGGAGGCCGCTGCCGAGCGCGAGAACGACATCGCGTCACTGCAGGAGGAGCTGTGCCGCCGGCGGGCCGAGCTGCAGCGCCTGACCGAGGAGACCCAAGAGTACGAGCTGGAGATCACGACGCTGAGGGCGGAGATCAGCATGAAGAGCCAGCGGCGGGAGGCCGAGAGGAGAGAGG GTGATGTAGACCTTCTAAAGGAGGAGTGCCGTATGCTGCGGGAGGAGTGTCAGACcctgaaggaaaacaacagGGGGCTCAcggagaagctgcagctgctgcagagacaGAGAACATG CTCCAGTGTCTATCTGTCACTCAAAGAGGAGGATGCAGTGGAGGGCGAAGAGGTGAAGGAGGGCGAGGTTGGCTCGGGTGAGGTCACGACCGGGAGTTACATGACCATGACCCAGTCTGAGAACTGTCGCCTGGTGGATGCCTCCATTCAGAAGAACATCTCTTTTGACGGGAAGCCGGTGACGCCGACAAGCTGGAACGGCGGGATCGGGGAGATCTTCTCACTGAGAGACCAGCTGAAACAGGCTGAGGAGAGGGCCTCGCAGGTTCAGAGAGAG tgTGACGGTCTGAAGatggagctgcaggagctgcagattCTGTACGACAGCAGTCAGAGGGAgagggaggagctggaggaggagctgcagcgcTGCAAGGCGGAGCTACAGAAGCTGTCAGGGGGTTCTCAG agattcatccatccatctgagcACCCTGTTCTCTCCATCCCCTTCGTAGGAATGATTATAATTGTGGCTGTGGTCTGGTGCTGGTTGTCGGAGCTGGCGTCCCAGAGAGCAAG
- the LOC102227322 gene encoding coiled-coil domain-containing protein 136-like isoform X1 — MDGLRLPPLIEEALDSTDDPSDLKAASSPNMDNEMTAKERGVLEEDNEKEEMDQERSQEDEGEERKLREEEGEGEGLEKRRKEQELLTEEQELEELKAQVLQLLLELDEARETSNKHQESFHELQGLLEDERLASAHQAEAFTRQIQNLQAQLRSVQEEMNSLEEEKESELAEAQEELRVAQEEVLLLQQAAEEAAAERENDIASLQEELCRRRAELQRLTEETQEYELEITTLRAEISMKSQRREAERREGDVDLLKEECRMLREECQTLKENNRGLTEKLQLLQRQRTCSSVYLSLKEEDAVEGEEVKEGEVGSGEVTTGSYMTMTQSENCRLVDASIQKNISFDGKPVTPTSWNGGIGEIFSLRDQLKQAEERASQVQRECDGLKMELQELQILYDSSQREREELEEELQRCKAELQKLSGGSQRFIHPSEHPVLSIPFVGMIIIVAVVWCWLSELASQRARGVR; from the exons ATGATCCCAGCGATCTGAAAGCCGCCAGCAGCCCGAACATGGACAACGAGATGACGGCCAAGGAGAGAGGCGTCCTGGAGGAGGACAACGAGAAGGAGGAGATGGACCAGGAGCGGTCCCAGGAGGACGAGGGGGAAGAGAGGAAGCtgagggaggaggaaggggaaGGGGAAGGGctggagaagaggaggaaggagcaGGAATTGCTGACGGAGgagcaggagctggaggagctgaaggcccaggttctgcagctgctgctggagctggacGAGGCCAGGGAGACGTCCAACAAGCACCAGGAAAGTTTCCATGAGTTGCAAG GTCTGCTGGAGGATGAGCGATTGGCCAGCGCCCATCAGGCCGAGGCCTTCACTCGACAGATCCAGAATCTACAAG CCCAGCTGCGCTCTGTGCAGGAGGAGATGAACAGtttggaggaggagaaggagagcgAGCTGGCCGAGGCCCAGGAGGAGCTGCGCGTGGCCCAGGAGGAGGTGCTCCTGCTCCAGCAGGCGGCGGAGGAGGCCGCTGCCGAGCGCGAGAACGACATCGCGTCACTGCAGGAGGAGCTGTGCCGCCGGCGGGCCGAGCTGCAGCGCCTGACCGAGGAGACCCAAGAGTACGAGCTGGAGATCACGACGCTGAGGGCGGAGATCAGCATGAAGAGCCAGCGGCGGGAGGCCGAGAGGAGAGAGG GTGATGTAGACCTTCTAAAGGAGGAGTGCCGTATGCTGCGGGAGGAGTGTCAGACcctgaaggaaaacaacagGGGGCTCAcggagaagctgcagctgctgcagagacaGAGAACATG CTCCAGTGTCTATCTGTCACTCAAAGAGGAGGATGCAGTGGAGGGCGAAGAGGTGAAGGAGGGCGAGGTTGGCTCGGGTGAGGTCACGACCGGGAGTTACATGACCATGACCCAGTCTGAGAACTGTCGCCTGGTGGATGCCTCCATTCAGAAGAACATCTCTTTTGACGGGAAGCCGGTGACGCCGACAAGCTGGAACGGCGGGATCGGGGAGATCTTCTCACTGAGAGACCAGCTGAAACAGGCTGAGGAGAGGGCCTCGCAGGTTCAGAGAGAG tgTGACGGTCTGAAGatggagctgcaggagctgcagattCTGTACGACAGCAGTCAGAGGGAgagggaggagctggaggaggagctgcagcgcTGCAAGGCGGAGCTACAGAAGCTGTCAGGGGGTTCTCAG agattcatccatccatctgagcACCCTGTTCTCTCCATCCCCTTCGTAGGAATGATTATAATTGTGGCTGTGGTCTGGTGCTGGTTGTCGGAGCTGGCGTCCCAGAGAGCAAG